A part of Aegilops tauschii subsp. strangulata cultivar AL8/78 chromosome 2, Aet v6.0, whole genome shotgun sequence genomic DNA contains:
- the LOC109783540 gene encoding protein S-acyltransferase 11 codes for MGEQPQQEPLLEVEQCVTSIPEDHEATCWGCGLRLVFSSYSPVYKCGWCGAVTQGNQTSRKPDSVCFSHWRRFRDGFFVIVLVLFVLFVICGGVWAVYPVVFSISIFCGIFHCTVTALLSIFTIASYCLASFKSAGAPPGIRWGSYPMVGKNDLENYTFCTYCSKPKPPRAHHCRSCKTCVVDMDHHCPFIGNCVGASNHQAFVIFLISVVTSCSYAAIMTIYASYCIWPPLEFPNVSSYGQMGSTKVLMEIITSVASSAFFLSARGIILVYLAFASLSVNAGIAVLLCQQLSLIYEGNTYLSHISSPTDIHGERGLRNLVRFFGCPYPLSRLLLGYTNTGKSQNNSGSKLL; via the exons GTAGAACAATGTGTCACGTCCATACCAGAAGATCATGAAGCCACTTGCTGGGGCTGCGGTCTTCGGCTTGTTTTTTCAAGTTATTCACCTGTCTATAAGTGTGGTTGGTGTGGAGCAGTCACCCAAGGCAACCAAACTTCAAGAAAACCTGACAGTGTATGCTTTTCTCACTGGAGGCGTTTCCGGGATGGGTTCTTTGTGATTGTGCTCGTCCTCTTCGTGCTCTTCGTTATTT GTGGCGGGGTCTGGGCGGTGTATCCAGTTGTTTTCTCAATCAGCATCTTCTGTGGCATCTTTCACTGCACAGTCACAGCTCTCTTATCTATATTTACAATTGCAAGTTATTGTTTGGCCTCTTTCAAGTCTGCTGGTGCACCACCAGGCATACGTTGGGGAAGCTATCCCATGGTTGGAAAAAATGATCTTGAGAACTATACTTTCTGTACATATTGTAGTAAACCTAAACCCCCAAGAGCACATCACTGCCGATCTTGTAAAACATGTGTGGTGGACATGGATCATCATTGCCCATTT ATTGGGAACTGTGTGGGAGCTTCAAATCACCAAGCTTTTGTCATTTTTCTCATCTCTGTGGTCACGAGCTGCAGTTATGCTGCTATTATGACCATTTATGCAAGTTATTGTATATGGCCCCCTCTAGAGTTTCCAAATGTATCATCATATGGTCAAATGGGTTCTACGAAAGTACTGATGGAGATCATTACTAGCGTGGCCAGTTCTGCATTCTTCTTATCAGCAAGGGGTATAATTCTGGTATATCTTGCATTTGCCAGTCTATCAGTTAATGCGGGTATAGCTGTGTTGCTGTGCCAGCAACTTAGCTTAATATATGAAGGAAATACATATCTTAGCCATATAAGCTCACCAACTGATATTCATGGAGAGAGAGGATTGCGAAATCTTGTTCGATTTTTTGGGTGCCCCTACCCTCTTTCTAGACTATTGTTGGGCTACACCAACACTGGCAAGTCGCAGAACAATTCAGGCTCAAAACTTCTTTAG